CGCCCGCTACACCGCCCTGACCCAGACGCTGGAGTCAGGCGCTTCTGGCTATGGCGACGCCAATACGGTCGCGGAAGGCCGCGCCGCCTTCGATGCGCGGGTGGACGCCGCGGTTTCCGCGCGCCGCATCACCCGCACCGAGGCCACGCGCCTGAAGGCCGACTATCAGGCCGTGATTCAGATCGAGAACCGCTACAAGGCCGACGGTTCGATCAATGCCACCGAGCGGGCCGATCTGGATGCCCGTCTGGATGCGCTGGACCTGCGCGTCGGCGACGGTCCGGCCGGTCAGACGCCGACCACCGTCCTGCCCGCCCGCACCCGTCTGGCCAATCTGGAAACCAGCGTGACGACGGCGGAGCGCTCGGGCGCCGTGACCCGCGCGGACGCGGCCGACATCCGCGTGGAGCTGGGCGACCTGACGCGGCTGGAGGCCGCCTATAGCCGCACCACCCCCTCGTCCGACGACACGGCCTATCTGACGCGACGGATCGGCGAGCTGGAAAGCCGCGCTCGCCGCTGATCCCAGCCTCCCCCCCAGGCCGGATGACCGGCCTGGGACGGCCTGGCCGCCGCGTGATCAGACGGCTTCGGCCCGGACCTGCATTGTCAGGGACAGGGTCTGTCCCGGCGCCAGGGCGATCAGGCCGTGATCCTCGCCCTCCGGGGCGTTGTGAGCGTCGGGGCGATGGGTGACGGGTTCGACGCACACGAACTCCGCGCCCAGCGGGCGATACACCTGAACCCAACGCGCGTTGGCGTCGGACGACAGTGTGACGCGCTGACCGGCGCCGTTCAAGACAGCCGCGCCGTCCCACCCCGCATAGGCATGGTCCACAAAGGGCGCGGCGTTCAGCGCCAGACCTTGGGACCAGTCGGCGATCACGGCGGGTTGAGCCAGGCGGTCGGGGATTTCCCTGTCGTCGGTCGCCCAGACGCCGGTTGCGTTCAGCTTCAGGACCCCGTCGGCCGGACGGTGGAAATAGGGGTGCAGCCCAAGCCCGGCCGCCATGGCCGCATCGCCGGTGTTTGTCACGGACAAGCTGATCCTCAAACCGTCCTCAGCCAGCGAAACCTGCTGAACCGCGCGCCACGGCCAGGGCCAGCCGTCAGGATCGCCCGGCCAGTCCAGCGTCATTTCGACCTCTTCTGGCGTCTGGCGCGTCACCGTCCACGGCAGAAGCCACCCGTCGCCATGCAGGGCGTGCGGCGCGAAACGATCCAGCGGCGTCAGCCGCACGGACCGACCGCCGAAGTGGAAACGACCGTCCGCGATCCGGTTGGCATAGGGAACCAGGGGAAAACAGGCCGTCTCCAGAATGTCGGTCGCGTCTTCGGGCGTCGGGCGAAAGACCGGGCGCCCTCGCCAATCCAGGGTGAGCATCGCCCCACCCCGCTCCGGCGCCAGGGTCGCGCGCCAGTCGCCGGCGGCCAAGGCGATCACAGGCGTATCCGGCTCTGCGGCAATCCGGGCGTCTCGACGCGGATGCGATAAAGCCCGCCCAGGGTCGGCTGCGCGGCGCGCTTGTCCGCATTCCCCAGCCAGGCCGTGGTCATGTAGAGATCGCGCAGGTCCGCCCCCCCGAAGGCCGCCTTGGTCACGGTCTGAACCGGGGTCTCGATCTTTGTCAGCGGCGCGCCGTCGGGCGCAAAACGCGCCACGCCCCAGCCGTTGAACAGGCCGACGTGAAGCACGCCGTCGGCGTCCATGCTGGGACCGTCGGCATAGCCGCCCTCCGTCACCGCGAAGACGCGTCGGTTGGACAGCGCGCCGTCCAGATGATCGAAGGCCAGGACCGTCTTCTTCAGCGTGTCGTGGTGATAGAGGGTGCGGCCGTCGGGGCTGAGGCAGGGGCCGTTGGTGACGCCATAGCCGTCGTCATGGCGGGTCAGATCGCCCCGGAACCAGCGATACAGGGCGCCGGTCTCGACCTGTTCGCTGTCGTCCATCGAGCCGAACCACAACGACCCGTCCGGCGCCACGAAGCCGTCGTTAAGACGGTTCTGCGGCCGGTCTTGCTCGACCGGATGAAAGCACGAGAAATCTCCCTCGTCGGGATGGAAGCGATAGAGCCCGCCCCTCACCCCGCAGACCAGCGACCCGTCCTCGGCCGGCAGGGCGAACCCGATCTGGTCGGGCGCGTCCCACGAACGCTT
Above is a genomic segment from Candidatus Brevundimonas colombiensis containing:
- a CDS encoding aldose 1-epimerase, with amino-acid sequence MIALAAGDWRATLAPERGGAMLTLDWRGRPVFRPTPEDATDILETACFPLVPYANRIADGRFHFGGRSVRLTPLDRFAPHALHGDGWLLPWTVTRQTPEEVEMTLDWPGDPDGWPWPWRAVQQVSLAEDGLRISLSVTNTGDAAMAAGLGLHPYFHRPADGVLKLNATGVWATDDREIPDRLAQPAVIADWSQGLALNAAPFVDHAYAGWDGAAVLNGAGQRVTLSSDANARWVQVYRPLGAEFVCVEPVTHRPDAHNAPEGEDHGLIALAPGQTLSLTMQVRAEAV
- a CDS encoding SMP-30/gluconolactonase/LRE family protein, translating into MNTPELIWDIQAELGEGPVWDEARQAVWFVDIKGRKLHRYTPATAEKRSWDAPDQIGFALPAEDGSLVCGVRGGLYRFHPDEGDFSCFHPVEQDRPQNRLNDGFVAPDGSLWFGSMDDSEQVETGALYRWFRGDLTRHDDGYGVTNGPCLSPDGRTLYHHDTLKKTVLAFDHLDGALSNRRVFAVTEGGYADGPSMDADGVLHVGLFNGWGVARFAPDGAPLTKIETPVQTVTKAAFGGADLRDLYMTTAWLGNADKRAAQPTLGGLYRIRVETPGLPQSRIRL